The Duganella sp. BuS-21 sequence GGGCCGTCGCAGTGCGGGCAGTAGGCCACACCGTGGTTGCGGTATTCCTTCTCGCCCGGCACGTTGATCTCGCGCCAGCGGGCGCCGGTCGCCAGGATCACCGACTTGGCTTTCAGCACGGCGCCGGAGGCGGTCTGCACTTCGATCTGCTGGCCAACCCGCACCAGCTTGCTGGCGCGCTGGGTGTTCATGATGTCGACGTCGTATTCCTTGACGTGCTGTTCCAGTGCCACCGCGAATTTCGGACCATCGGTCTCCTTCACCGAAATGAAGTTCTCGATCGCCAGGGTGTCGAGCACCTGGCCGCCGAAACGCTCGGCCAGCACGCCGGTGCGGATGCCTTTGCGGGCGGCATACACGGCCGCCGCCGCGCCGGCCGGGCCACCGCCGACCACCAGCACGTCGAACACGTCTTTCTTGCTCAGCTCGGCCGCCTGGCGCACGCTGGCGTTGGTGTCGAGCTTGGCGAGGATTTCCTCGACCGAGGTGCGGCCCTGGCCGAAGTGCTGGCCGTTCATGAACATCATCGGCACGGCCAGGATCTGGCGTTCTTCCACTTCCTTCACGAACAGGCCGCCGTCGATGGTGGTGACCTTGATGCGTGGGTTAATCACCGACATGGCGTTCAGCGCCTGCACCACATCCGGGCAATTGTGGCAGGTCAGCGACATGAAGGTTTCGAATTCGTAATCGCCATCCAGGTTACGGATTTGCTCGATCACGGCTGCGTCGAATTTGATGGTGTGGCCGCCCACTTGCAGCAACGCCAGCACCAGCGAGGTGAACTCGTGGCCCATCGGGATGGCGGCGAAACGCACGCCGATCTCGCTGCCGGCCCGGTTGATGCTGAACGACGGCGTACGCACGCCTGCCTCGATGCGTTCCACCAGCGTGATCTTGTCGCTCAACTCGGCAATTTCGAGGAGCAGTTGTTTCATCTCGCTGGCTTTGGCGCTGTCGTCGAGCGAAGCGACCAGTTCGAGTGGGTGCAGCACTTTTTCCAGGTAGGCTTTCAACTGGGTTTTCAGGGTTGCGTCCAACATGATGGTATTCCTTTACAAATATTTAGGCGTATGCCGGGCCGGACGCCCGGTCCGGCATCGCGGTAACTACTTGTTTGCTGCAGTCTGGTTCAAGACTTGCTTCTAAACTTAGATCTTGCCGACCAGGTCCAGCGAAGGGGTCAGGGTCGCTGCGCCTTCGGTCCATTTGGCCGGGCACACCTGGCCTGGGTGCTCGGCAACGTATTTCGCTGCTTTCACTTTGCGCAGCAGTTCCGATGCGTCGCGGCCGATGCCGTTGTCATGCACTTCCAGCACTTTGATGAAACCTTCTGGATTGATCACGAAGGTGCCGCGCAGTGCCAGGCCTTCTTCTTCGATCATGACTTCGAAATTACGCGACAGTTTGCCGGTTGGGTCGCCGATCAGTGGGTAGTTCACTTTCTTGATCGCGTCCGAGGTGTCGTGCCATGCTTTGTGCGCGAAGTGGGTATCGGTCGACACGCCGTAGACTTCGACGCCGAGTTTGGCGAATTCAGGTTGGAAATCGGCCAGATCTTCGAGTTCGGTTGGGCACACGAAAGTGAAGTCGGCTGGGTAGAACATCAGAACAGACCACTTGCCTTTCAGGGATACGTCGCTGACGTCGATGAATTTACCGGCGTGGTATGCAGTTGCCTGGAACGGCTTGATTTGGGTATTGATCAGGGACATTGTAGTTTCCTCGTTGGGTTGTGAATCATTGAGACGCCAGTTTAAGGGCTTTTGCGCTATTTGCAAAATTGATTGTTCCAATAGTTTCGATTGGATTTAGCTATGATGACACGGATCGGCATAGATCGCGCCTAACGGCCGCGCAGGAAGACGTCGAATTCGGCGGCGGGCATGGGTTTGGCGAACAGGTAGCCCTGGCCGTAGTCGCAGCCGGCGGCGGCCAGCAGGTCGCGTTGCTCGGGCGTTTCGACGCCCTCGGCGATCACTTTCAGCTCCAGCTTGTGGGCCATGACGATGATCGCTTCCGACAGCGCCATGTCGCTGGAGTCGGGCGCCAGGTTGCGGGTGAAGGAGCGGTCGATCTTCAGGTAGTCGATGTCGAATTTCTTCAGGTAGGACAGCGAGGAGTAGCCGGTGCCGAAATCGTCCAGCGCCACCTGGATGCCGGCGTCGCGCAGTTGCAGCAGGCGGTCGCTGACGGCGTTGCTGGCGTCCAGCAGCAGGCCCTCGGTGATCTCCACCACCAGCGACTGGCCCGGCAGCGCCAGCGACTGCAAATGATCGAGCCAGCCCTGGTAGGAGCCGCCCTCGCGCTGGAATTCCAGCGGCGACTGGTTCAGGCTGACCTGGAAGGCCGGGTCGTGCTGCTGGCGCCAGCGCTGCACCCAGCGCGCCGATTCGCGGAACACCCAGTCGCCGATCTCGACGATCAAACCGCTGGACTCGGCCAGCGGAATGAATTCCAGCGGACTGACCACGCCGCGCTGCGGATGGCGCCAGCGGATCAGGGCCTCGGCCTTGTGGATGGCGCCGCTCGCCAGATGAACGATGGGCTGGAAGTACAGCTCGAACTGCTCGCCCTTGAGGGCGCCGCGCAAATCATTGGTCAGGCGCATGCGGCTCAGCGCCGCCACCTGCAGGGTCGGCGTGAAGTAGCTGTAGCGGTTGCGGCCGGCGCCCTTGGCCGCGTACATGGCCTGGTCGGCGTGCTTGAGCAGGTTGTCGACGTCGAGCGCGTCGTCCGGGTACAGGGTGATGCCGATGCTGGCCGAAACGAAAGCCTGCTCCGGCCCCAGGTCGAACGGCTGCAGCAGGCGGCGCAGGATCTCCTGGGCGATGCGCTCGACATGCTCGGTGCTGTCAAGCTCGCACAAGATCACGGTGAACTCGTCGCCGCCCAGCCGCGCCACCGTGTCCGACTTGCGCACGCAGGCGCTGATGCGGCGCGCCGCCTCCACCAGCAGCACGTCGCCCTGCTGGTGGCCGAGCGTGTCGTTGACTTCCTTGAAGTGGTCGAGGTCGATGAACAGGATGGCGATGCGCGACTGGTCGCGCTGGCTCTTGAGCATGTCGTGGCCGAGGCGGTCGAGGAACATGCGGCGGTTGGGCAGGTGGGTCAGCGTATCGAAATTGGCCTGCTGCCAGATCAGCGCCTCGCTCTGGCGCTTGGCCGTGACGTCCTCGATCATGCACAAATGGTGAGGATGGCTGCCGGCCTCGGTATCGATGGCGTTCACCGAGACGTCGATCCAGGCCACGCTGCCGTCCGGCTTGAACAGCCTGCTGAGCGCCTTGAAGCTGCTGATCTGGCGCGTGGTGAGCAGCGCCATCTGGGCCTTGATCTGCACCACGTCGTCCGGATGGCCGACCTCCAGCCAGCGGATGGCGTGCAGCTCCTGCAGCGAGCGGCCGAGGATGGCCTGATAGCTGGCATTGATGTCGCGGTACTCGTAGCTGACCGTATCGATCAGCGCGATGCCGAGCGGCGAGGCCTCGAACATGGTGCGGAAGCGCTGCTCGCCGGTGCGGATGGTCTGCAGTGCGCGCTTGCGCTCGCGCGCCAGCAAACTGACGTGGATGGCCGCGCCCAGCACCAGCAGCAGCGCCGCCGCGCCCGCCGCGCGGTACAGCCACAGCAGATCGCCGTGCTGCTGGTCGACCCGGTACATGAACCCGTCGAAACCGGCGTTTTTCGGCAGCAGGCCGAGGCTGGCGTAGACATCGGCGATGTGCTGCCAGCGGTCCGGATTCATATAGCCGATTTCCACCAGCACCGGCTGCACCAGCGGCACCATCTGCCGCGCCTCGTACAGCAGGTGCTGGCGGTCGGCGCGGCGCGAATATTTATTGAGGATCAGGTCGGCCGCTTCCTCGTGGTGGCTCATCGCCCACTGCCAGCCGCGCATGCTGGCGGCGCGGAAGGCGGCCACCCGCGCCGGATGGTTGGCGATCTCGCGCTCGCTGGTGAACAGGTTGTCGCCGTAGAAATCGATACCGACCGCGCGCGGGCTGTAGATATCGTAGGGGAAGCCGAGGCGGTCGAAGGTGTCGGGCTCGTTGGTGGTGTAGATCGCCATGGCGTCGACCTTGCCGTCCACCAGGTCGACCGGATTGAAGCTGTGGCTGACGCGCTCGAAGCTGCTGGGCGGCACGCCTTCCTTGCTCAGGAAGGCCAGCAATTCATCGGCGTTGGACAGCGCCCCGGTCAGCGAACCGATCATCGCGCGCTTGCCGATCAGGCGCCGCAGGTCGGGATCGCCGCCGGTCTGGCGCATCGCCAGCGCATACGGCGAATGCTGGAAGATCACGCCCAGCACCACCACCGGCTTGCCGGACAGGCGCGCCAGCAACAGGTTGCTGCTGCCCGTGCCGTACTCGGCCTTGCCGGCCAGGATGCTGCGCTCCGGCGCATCGCCGTCCTGGCCGTCGAGGATGCGCACGTCGAGCCCGGCCTCGCGGTAATAGCCGAGCTCCTGCGCGGCGTAATAGCCGGCGAACTGGAACTGGTGGGCGTGCTTGAGTTGGAGGGTGACTTTTTCCAGCGCCATGGCCGGCGCCGCGACCAACCCGATGATGGCGACGGCGCACAGCTTGGCGAGGAGGGCTGAACGGAAGGTCATGGCGCTAGTGTAGCGCCTGGCCGTCCGTTCTTTTGATGCTGTGGCGAAAAAAACGCTTAGTTCGGCGTCGGATTCGGGATATTCACCGGAATCGGCGAAGTGACGGTCTTGCCGTTGCCCAGCTGACCGTTGCCGTTGCGGCCCCAGGTCCACAGCGAATTGTCGGCCTTAAGGGCCGCGCTGTGGCCGTCGCCGGCGCTGATCGCCACCCAGGTGCGCTCGGTGCCGATCTGCTTGGGCGAGATGGCGTCGTCGCTACCGCTGCCGTCGCCGAGCTGGCCGTCGGCATTCGAGCCCCAGGCCCACAGCGAACCGTCCTTGCGGATGGCCAGGGTATGCAGGCCGCCGGCCGAGACGATGTTCCAGTCGTTGTCCGGGCTGAACTGGCGCGGCACGGTCACGGTGCCGCCGGTGGCGTTGTTGCCCAGCTGGCTCGAACCGTTGGCGCCCCAGCCCCACAGCGTGCCGTTGGTGGCGATCGCCATTGAATGGCTGGCGCCGGCCGAGACCGCGTTGTACACGCCGGTGCCGATCTTGGCCGGAGTTGGCACCGGGGTCGAGCTGGTGGAGGAGTTGCCGAGCTGGCCATCGACGTTCGAGCCCCAGGTCCACAGGCTGCCATCCTTCTGGATGCCCATCGAATGGGTGCCGCCGGCGCTGAAGGCGATCCAGACGGCGGTATTGGTCTTGGCGCTGCCGCCGACCTGCACCGGCTCCTGGCGCCCGAAGAGGGAGGTATCGCCCAGCTGGCCCTCGCTGTTGCGGCCCCAGGCCCACAGGGTGCCGTCGGCCTTGAGCGCCAGCACGTGGTATTTACCGGCCGAGACCGACACCCAGGTGGCGTCCTTGCCGACCTGCACAGGCACGGAACGGTTGGTGGTATTGCCCTGTCCCAGCTGGCCATTGGTATTCAGGCCCCAGGACCACAGCGTGCCGCCGGTGGTGCTGCTGCCGGTGGCGGCGCGGATGCCGACCGCGAACTGCTCGCCGACCGACACCTGGCGCCAGGCGGTGGTGGCGCTGCCGTTGTTGACGGCGACCGGAGATTCGCGTCCCAGGTTGCTGTTGTCGCCCAGCTGGCCCCAGTTGTTCTGGCCCCAGGCGTACAGCTTGCCGTCGGCGCGGCGGGCGATGGTCTGGAAGCCGCCGGCCGAGACCTGGGTCCACGGCGCGGTGACGGTGATCGCCAGCGAACCGACCACGCTGTCCTGGGTGGCGGTGATGGTTTCCGTGCCCACGCCGACGGCGGTGAGCTTGCCGGTAGCGGTGGCGATCGACGCCACCGTCGCGTTGCCGCTCTTGGTGGCCCACTGCAGACCGCCGGCCACCGTCAGCGGCTTGGAAGTGCCGTCGGAATAGGTGCCGACAGCGGTCGCGTCCGCCACCACGCTGACCGGAATGGTGGTGCTGGTGGAGACCGTGATCGCAATCGTCTTCAAGGTCGGCACGGCGGGCGTGGCCGGGGTGGTGGCCTGGTCGCCGCCACCGCCGCCGCAAGCGGCCAGCACGGCAAACAGCGGCGCCAACAGCAGCGAGGAGAATTTAAAATTTTTCATGATCATCCAGTTCACAGAATGTGGGTCTGCGGTATAGCAGTGTAGCCCGCCAGGGCGCTTACGCATCGCACGAGCAGGACTGAATTATCCACGTAATTAGCCACTTCGGATACTTTAACAACATTTCTTTGGGGAATGAACGAAAAAAAAGCACCCGAAGGTAATGCCGTTAAGTTAAGCGATGTCGTCCCGGCGAAAGCCGGGATCCATGCTGAGTTAGCAGGGCATGCGCCTCATGGATTCCCGCATTCGCGGGAATGACAAAGCCTATTTTTAGCTTAACTTAACGGCATTACACCCGAAGGTGCTTTTCAAATTGAACTTATTTTCTGCCACGCGGCGCTGCAGGGCGGCCGGGATTGCCGCCCTTGACCGGGGCCGGCGCCGCCTTCTTCACCTTGATGGTGTCGAGGATCGACGGCTTGGACTTGGTCTCAACCGTGGCGCGCGCCGTGAGC is a genomic window containing:
- the ahpF gene encoding alkyl hydroperoxide reductase subunit F, translated to MLDATLKTQLKAYLEKVLHPLELVASLDDSAKASEMKQLLLEIAELSDKITLVERIEAGVRTPSFSINRAGSEIGVRFAAIPMGHEFTSLVLALLQVGGHTIKFDAAVIEQIRNLDGDYEFETFMSLTCHNCPDVVQALNAMSVINPRIKVTTIDGGLFVKEVEERQILAVPMMFMNGQHFGQGRTSVEEILAKLDTNASVRQAAELSKKDVFDVLVVGGGPAGAAAAVYAARKGIRTGVLAERFGGQVLDTLAIENFISVKETDGPKFAVALEQHVKEYDVDIMNTQRASKLVRVGQQIEVQTASGAVLKAKSVILATGARWREINVPGEKEYRNHGVAYCPHCDGPLFKGKRVSVIGGGNSGVEAAIDLAGLVKHVTLIEFGAELRADAVLQRKLNSLPNVTVITSAQTTEIHGDGKIVNGLSYTDRNTSVSHKVELEGVFVQIGLVPNTEWLKGTVALSRHGEIEVDARGQTSLPGVFAAGDVTTVPYKQIIIATGEGAKAALSAFDHLIRSDDDEVVAESADKQAMTA
- the ahpC gene encoding alkyl hydroperoxide reductase subunit C; this translates as MSLINTQIKPFQATAYHAGKFIDVSDVSLKGKWSVLMFYPADFTFVCPTELEDLADFQPEFAKLGVEVYGVSTDTHFAHKAWHDTSDAIKKVNYPLIGDPTGKLSRNFEVMIEEEGLALRGTFVINPEGFIKVLEVHDNGIGRDASELLRKVKAAKYVAEHPGQVCPAKWTEGAATLTPSLDLVGKI
- a CDS encoding EAL domain-containing protein, which produces MTFRSALLAKLCAVAIIGLVAAPAMALEKVTLQLKHAHQFQFAGYYAAQELGYYREAGLDVRILDGQDGDAPERSILAGKAEYGTGSSNLLLARLSGKPVVVLGVIFQHSPYALAMRQTGGDPDLRRLIGKRAMIGSLTGALSNADELLAFLSKEGVPPSSFERVSHSFNPVDLVDGKVDAMAIYTTNEPDTFDRLGFPYDIYSPRAVGIDFYGDNLFTSEREIANHPARVAAFRAASMRGWQWAMSHHEEAADLILNKYSRRADRQHLLYEARQMVPLVQPVLVEIGYMNPDRWQHIADVYASLGLLPKNAGFDGFMYRVDQQHGDLLWLYRAAGAAALLLVLGAAIHVSLLARERKRALQTIRTGEQRFRTMFEASPLGIALIDTVSYEYRDINASYQAILGRSLQELHAIRWLEVGHPDDVVQIKAQMALLTTRQISSFKALSRLFKPDGSVAWIDVSVNAIDTEAGSHPHHLCMIEDVTAKRQSEALIWQQANFDTLTHLPNRRMFLDRLGHDMLKSQRDQSRIAILFIDLDHFKEVNDTLGHQQGDVLLVEAARRISACVRKSDTVARLGGDEFTVILCELDSTEHVERIAQEILRRLLQPFDLGPEQAFVSASIGITLYPDDALDVDNLLKHADQAMYAAKGAGRNRYSYFTPTLQVAALSRMRLTNDLRGALKGEQFELYFQPIVHLASGAIHKAEALIRWRHPQRGVVSPLEFIPLAESSGLIVEIGDWVFRESARWVQRWRQQHDPAFQVSLNQSPLEFQREGGSYQGWLDHLQSLALPGQSLVVEITEGLLLDASNAVSDRLLQLRDAGIQVALDDFGTGYSSLSYLKKFDIDYLKIDRSFTRNLAPDSSDMALSEAIIVMAHKLELKVIAEGVETPEQRDLLAAAGCDYGQGYLFAKPMPAAEFDVFLRGR